A single region of the Gossypium arboreum isolate Shixiya-1 chromosome 12, ASM2569848v2, whole genome shotgun sequence genome encodes:
- the LOC108478750 gene encoding glyoxylase I 4, which yields MEEGKEESGAAAPPLLALNHVSRLCRNVKKSIDFYTKVLGFVLVERPRALDFDGAWLFNYGVGIHLVQSKDDDKLPSDTHHLDPMDNHISFQCEDMEEMEQRLKEFNTEYIKRTMEDESGTKIDQLFFNDPDGFMVEICNCENLKLVPAGSMGRIKLPFDRHNPPLDLDVNSNPSYSY from the exons ATGGAAGAAGGAAAAGAAGAGAGCGGTGCAGCAGCACCTCCTCTATTGGCACTGAatcatgtgtctaggctgtgtagaAACGTGAAGAAGTCTATTGATTTCTATACCAAGGTTCTTGGTTTTGTGTTAGTTGAAAGACCTCGAGCTTTAGACTTTGATGGTGCTTGGTTGTTCAATTATGGGGTAGGGATTCACTTGGTGCAGTCCAAGGACGACGATAAGTTGCCTTCCGACACCCACCATTTGGATCCCATGGACAACCATATTTCTTTCCAG TGTGAAGATATGGAAGAAATGGAGCAAAGATTGAAAGAGTTCAACACCGAGTACATAAAGAGGACAATGGAGGACGAAAGTGGAACTAAGATCGACCAGCTGTTTTTCAACGACCCAGATGGATTCATGGTTGAAATATGTAATTGCGAGAATCTTAAGCTTGTTCCTGCTGGATCTATGGGAAGGATAAAGCTTCCATTTGATCGTCACAATCCGCCGCTGGATTTGGATGTAAATTCCAACCCCAGCTACTCATATTAA
- the LOC108477005 gene encoding agamous-like MADS-box protein AGL15 isoform X1, whose translation MGRGKIEIKRIENANSRQVTFSKRRAGLLKKAKELAILCDAEVSVIIFSNTGKLFEFSSSGSMNKTISRYKSAQGSPEIAQVEHKAEKQDSKEADHLKDEIAKLQMKQLHLLGKNLTSMSLKELQLLEQQLNEGLLSVKEKKEQLLMQQLEQSRLQEQRAMLENETLRRQVEELRGFFPTTDHPIQPYLECYPVERKNSLMSHSIPSPDLTCNCTVEKGDSDTTLYLGLPSDYHKRKKPEIESHSNESESQLGLL comes from the exons ATGGGTAGGGGGAAAATAGAGATTAAGAGAATAGAGAATGCTAATAGCAGGCAAGTCACATTCTCCAAGAGACGTGCTGGCTTGCTCAAGAAGGCTAAGGAACTCGCCATTCTCTGTGATGCTGAGGTTTCTGTCATCATTTTCTCCAATACCGGCAAGCTCTTTGAGTTTTCCAGCTCTGG CAGCATGAATAAAACAATTTCTAGATACAAGTCTGCTCAAGGTTCTCCAGAGATTGCTCAAGTGGAACATAAAGCAGAG AAGCAAGACTCTAAGGAGGCAGACCATCTGAAGGATGAAATCGCGAAGCTACAAATGAAACAGTT ACACCTGCTGGGTAAGAACTTGACCAGCATGAGCCTGAAAGAGCTTCAGCTCCTAGAACAGCAACTTAATGAAGGGTTGTTATCAGTGAAGGAGAAGAAG GAACAATTGCTCATGCAACAATTAGAGCAATCAAGATTACAG GAGCAGCGAGCTATGCTTGAGAATGAAACTTTACGCAGACAG GTTGAGGAGCTACGAGGTTTCTTTCCAACAACTGATCACCCGATCCAACCCTATCTTGAATGCTATCCTGTTGAAAGGAAGAATTCTCTCATGAGCCACAGCATTCCTAGTCCAGATTTGACCTGTAATTGCACTGTTGAAAAGGGAGATTCAGACACTACCTTGTATTTGGG GTTGCCAAGTGATTATCACAAGAGAAAGAAACCTGAAATAGAAAGCCACTCCAATGAGTCAGAGAGCCAGTTGGGGCTGCTGTGA
- the LOC108477005 gene encoding agamous-like MADS-box protein AGL15 isoform X2, translating into MGRGKIEIKRIENANSRQVTFSKRRAGLLKKAKELAILCDAEVSVIIFSNTGKLFEFSSSGMNKTISRYKSAQGSPEIAQVEHKAEKQDSKEADHLKDEIAKLQMKQLHLLGKNLTSMSLKELQLLEQQLNEGLLSVKEKKEQLLMQQLEQSRLQEQRAMLENETLRRQVEELRGFFPTTDHPIQPYLECYPVERKNSLMSHSIPSPDLTCNCTVEKGDSDTTLYLGLPSDYHKRKKPEIESHSNESESQLGLL; encoded by the exons ATGGGTAGGGGGAAAATAGAGATTAAGAGAATAGAGAATGCTAATAGCAGGCAAGTCACATTCTCCAAGAGACGTGCTGGCTTGCTCAAGAAGGCTAAGGAACTCGCCATTCTCTGTGATGCTGAGGTTTCTGTCATCATTTTCTCCAATACCGGCAAGCTCTTTGAGTTTTCCAGCTCTGG CATGAATAAAACAATTTCTAGATACAAGTCTGCTCAAGGTTCTCCAGAGATTGCTCAAGTGGAACATAAAGCAGAG AAGCAAGACTCTAAGGAGGCAGACCATCTGAAGGATGAAATCGCGAAGCTACAAATGAAACAGTT ACACCTGCTGGGTAAGAACTTGACCAGCATGAGCCTGAAAGAGCTTCAGCTCCTAGAACAGCAACTTAATGAAGGGTTGTTATCAGTGAAGGAGAAGAAG GAACAATTGCTCATGCAACAATTAGAGCAATCAAGATTACAG GAGCAGCGAGCTATGCTTGAGAATGAAACTTTACGCAGACAG GTTGAGGAGCTACGAGGTTTCTTTCCAACAACTGATCACCCGATCCAACCCTATCTTGAATGCTATCCTGTTGAAAGGAAGAATTCTCTCATGAGCCACAGCATTCCTAGTCCAGATTTGACCTGTAATTGCACTGTTGAAAAGGGAGATTCAGACACTACCTTGTATTTGGG GTTGCCAAGTGATTATCACAAGAGAAAGAAACCTGAAATAGAAAGCCACTCCAATGAGTCAGAGAGCCAGTTGGGGCTGCTGTGA
- the LOC128285440 gene encoding uncharacterized protein LOC128285440, with protein MGEAGYAEKRISEAYLIAPALHFPPSFQPQPGLLPTPKAALDKNLYLLNSKHIDYAVAKVDTFSFLGSNFQWYRKQCSTRLFCPAKAIKQNPFSCEISSFLWIQQCYELLSLINTAFAKLVVDIGYPVNRWEVISLHQYLNCSFHLLELLNSVSSSLSHLTHARLSFALALTLLQNSPSLAIKHLKAVQPQGSSKDYRGQQDREDGDKYNNFSCCPWKEKLVVKL; from the exons ATGG GTGAAGCCGGATATGCAGAAAAGCGTATCTCAGAAGCATACTTGATAGCGCCGGCACTGCACTTTCCTCCATCCTTCCAGCCTCAGCCAGGATTGCTTCCAACCCCAAAAGCCGCGTtggataaaaatttatatttattgaaCTCTAAGCACATTGATTACGCCGTCGCCAAAGTTGATACCTTCTCCTTCTTGGGTTCGAATTTTCAATGGTACAGAAAGCAGTGCAGCACACGCCTCTTCTGTCCAGCTAAAGCAATTAAGCAAAACCCCTTCTCTTGCG AAATCTCGTCCTTCTTATGGATTCAACAATGTTATGAGCTCCTATCACTTATCAACACCGCATTTGCAAAGCTAGTTGTGGACATAGGCTACCCCGTCAACCGCTGGGAAGTTATTTCTCTTCACCAGTATCTCAATTGCAGCTTCCATTTGCTGGAGCTTCTAAACTCTGTTAGTTCCTCTCTTTCTCATCTGACGCACGCTCGCCTTTCCTTTGCTCTCGCTCTCACCCTCCTCCAGAATTCACCTTCTTTGGCGATCAAGCATCTCAAAGCAGTTCAGCCTCAAGGTTCAAGCAAGGACTATAGAGGACAGCAAGACAGGGAAGACGGTGACAAGTACAACAACTTCAGCTGCTGCCCCTGGAAGGAAAAGCTAGTAGTCAAGCTTTAA
- the LOC108478574 gene encoding serine carboxypeptidase-like 40: MEKKCYVVVLVAFFLIVSSCMVAPSHGKKQTEALGHLYEIKMKGSHVLNKSPFKAIHHINKSRIHGQEEMKEKDRIPKLPGQPHVRFSQYGGYVTVDKKAGRALYYYFVEAHHSKESLPLLLWLNGGPGCSSLAYGAMEEIGPFRVHSNGKTVYRNRYSWNHAANVLFLESPAGVGFSYSNTTSDYDKSGDSKTAVDNYVFLINWLERFPEYKERDFYISGESYAGHYVPQLAHTILLHNKKANTTLINLKGIIIGNAVINDETDVKGMYDFFKSHALISDETAYRISKYCNLESENNMDAESSTECKAATDEVNRDTYNIDIYNIYAPLCHDSSLRVQPKEPSVVNFDPCSDNYVYAYLNRADVQEAIHANVTKLDHGWEPCSNIITTWGDSPSTVIPLLRELMANRLRVWIFSGDIDGRIPVTSTKYSIQKMNLPIKTKWHPWYLDGEVGGYTQVYKGDLTLATVRGAGHQVPSYQPKRALSLIKHFLAGTPLPDTSRYI; this comes from the exons ATGGAGAAAAAATGTTATGTTGTTGTCCTTGTTGCTTTCTTCCTCATTGTTTCTTCATGTATGGTAGCTCCAAGCCATGGGAAGAAGCAAACAGAAGCTCTTGGCCATCTTTACGAGATCAAAATGAAGGGAAGTCATGTTCTTAATAAGAGTCCTTTCAAGGCAATTCACCACATAAACAAGAGCAGGATTCATGGACAAGAAGAAATGAAAGAGAAAGATAGAATTCCAAAGTTGCCTGGTCAACCTCATGTCCGATTTTCACAGTACGGTGGGTACGTAACAGTTGATAAAAAAGCAGGTCGTGCACTTTACTATTATTTCGTTGAGGCCCACCATTCTAAGGAGTCTTTGCCTCTTCTTCTTTGGCTTAATGGAG GGCCCGGGTGTTCATCTCTAGCCTACGGGGCAATGGAAGAGATTGGACCCTTTCGTGTTCATAGCAATGGAAAAACAGTTTACAGAAATAGATACTCATGGAACCATG CTGCAAATGTTTTGTTTCTGGAGTCGCCTGCTGGAGTAGGATTTTCATACTCCAACACAACATCTGATTATGATAAAAGTGGTGACAGTAAAACAGCTGTTGATAACTATGTGTTCTTGATAAACTGGTTGGAGAGGTTTCCTGAATACAAAGAAAGGGATTTTTATATCTCTGGTGAAAGCTATGCGGGGCATTATGTTCCTCAACTTGCACATACCATTCTCCTACACAACAAAAAGGCTAACACCACCCTTATCAATCTCAAAGGGATCATA ATTGGGAATGCTGTGATCAATGATGAAACTGACGTTAAAGGAATGTATGACTTCTTTAAGAGTCATGCTCTCATTTCAGATGAAACTGCGTACAGGATTTCAAAATACTGTAATCTTGAATCCGAGAATAACATGGACGCGGAGTCCAGTACCGAATGCAAGGCAGCCACTGATGAGGTTAACAGGGATACTTACAACATTGATATTTACAATATCTACGCCCCCTTATGCCACGATTCAAGCCTCAGAGTCCAGCCCAAGGAGCCTTCT GTGGTGAATTTTGATCCATGCAGCGACAATTACGTATACGCTTATCTAAACAGGGCTGATGTGCAAGAGGCTATCCATGCCAATGTAACAAAACTCGACCATGGTTGGGAACCCTGCAGCAACATCATCACGACATGGGGAGATAGCCCATCAACAGTCATTCCCCTTTTACGGGAGTTAATGGCTAACAGACTGAGAGTGTGGATATTTAG TGGTGATATAGATGGAAGGATACCAGTAACCTCAACCAAGTACTCTATCCAGAAGATGAATCTTCCAATTAAAACTAAGTGGCATCCTTGGTACCTTGATGGAGAG GTTGGAGGGTACACTCAGGTATACAAGGGAGATTTAACACTTGCTACCGTAAGAGGGGCGGGGCACCAAGTGCCAAGCTACCAACCAAAGAGGGCACTTTCACTGATCAAACACTTTCTTGCTGGCACACCTCTTCCAGACACGTCAAGATATATCTGA
- the LOC108477264 gene encoding putative disease resistance protein At3g14460: protein MEIIVSGVTDALLSACFRSLCETLLSPDFRKFSREEQLVAELNKWQNLLLKLNASLEDAEEKQITTRSVKLWLEDLQDVAFDAEDVVDELATEALRRKHMKHTLSSPSTTKVWSFFPSCFRAINPNSIKFDAKMKSRIQEISAKFDELVARKNYLSLEEIGRGRSEKVFQSCTTSLVDESRVYGRKSDKDAIVNLLIDGREMSKGDIGVVSIVGMGGVGKTTLAQLVYKDVRIKTSFELRAWVCVSEEFDLLRVTKTLLHVIASDIGELKDLNSLQEQLEKKLLGRTFLIILDDMWNENYELWDILCRPFAAGAAGSKILVTTRNEKVAAVVANCRGYALKELSYDDCLPILTSHALGAKNFDEYPNLRLVGEQIVKRCKGLPLVAKALGGLLRTKVNEGEWKDILMSKIWDLPEEKSDIMPALRLSYLHLPSHLKRCFAYCAIFPKDYEFETDELVQLWMAEGFLQQPKGGTQMEDLGLKCFNELLSRSFFQQSNSSQTRFVMHDLINDLAKSVSREICFNFEDMDMLKSDELCRAVEKFRYLAFTREQYITKRFEVLCRMKKLRTLIALPTCMPTSAACCYLSGDVLQNMLRRFRCLRALSLSGYSITELPHSIGDFKQLRYLNLSRSRIKQLPQSVGFLLNLQTLKLQGCEELTKLPPVIQNLVRLHVLDLTGTSNLQEMPFKVGNLKNLQILSKLIVGKGIGSAVSELRGLLHLRGELSILGLENVADFQDVSNAYLKDKDGLTELNLQWSDESLNSQNEEGQMHVLERLLPHKNLEKLIIRFYGGRMFPSWLGDPSSTNIAFLELYNCRRSTSLPSLGRLPSLKKLSIIGMYRLQKVDAMFYGHGSPCIKPFPSLEFLRFKDMLEWTYWSCPSQANEDLEELPCLRELVVENCPNLSGMLPPRFLSLVKLVIKRCPNLKASPMSSPSLNELNVEDSNEELRGSILQHPQNGAVQFPGFSSNCIGLTSLWEKGAILWNIAALERLKIKGCSQFVPLAENECVFTSLKDLQIESCPNLAFFPQTGFLPKLKHLKLKDCRGLKSLPSAIMILNCPLEELEIESCSALTCFPSGWLPTTLRRLKIRFCQALISLPKGLMQTDNSSSSISHLENLEIIDCPSLISFPKGKFPSSLKILKIWKVFHLEPLSDWMLPKNSSLEFISIIDCRTMESLPECLNSLTHLTELNLQSCPALKYFPEMGLQLPNLRKFEVCECSSLQSLPYQMLRLTSLQYLTISECPSLLSFPKGGLPLNLLALVIWNCKNLEQPISEWNLHNLVSLRDLTIAGAPDMVSFPDEMRSLPTSLMCIYISSLHNLQSLSEGLHNLTMIKELEVCDCPKLQRLPKAGLPAELGRFCIRDCQLLKQRCLKDKGAYWPMIAHIPCLEIETPDD, encoded by the coding sequence ATGGAAATTATTGTGTCTGGTGTTACTGATGCTCTGCTCTCTGCTTGCTTCCGCTCCCTCTGTGAAACTCTGTTGTCCCCCGACTTCCGTAAATTCTCACGGGAGGAGCAACTTGTAGCCGAATTGAATAAGTGGCAGAATTTGCTGCTTAAACTGAACGCCTCGCTTGAGGATGCCGAAGAAAAGCAAATCACAACTCGATCTGTCAAACTTTGGCTCGAGGACTTACAGGATGTTGCCTTTGATGCCGAAGACGTTGTTGACGAACTTGCCACCGAGGCTTTGCGGCGGAAACATATGAAGCACACTCTGTCTTCACCAAGCACCACTAAGGTATGGAGCTTCTTTCCATCTTGTTTCCGTGCTATCAATCCAAATTCTATTAAGTTTGATGCCAAGATGAAGTCCCGAATACAAGAAATTAGTGCAAAGTTTGATGAGTTAGTGGCACGAAAGAATTATTTGAGTTTAGAAGAGATTGGCAGAGGGAGGTCTGAGAAAGTATTTCAGAGTTGCACCACTTCTCTTGTTGACGAGTCTCGTGTTTATGGTAGGAAAAGTGATAAAGATGCCATTGTAAACTTGTTGATAGATGGCAGAGAGATGAGTAAAGGTGATATTGGTGTGGTTTCCATTGTAGGTATGGGAGGAGTAGGTAAAACTACTCTTGCTCAGTTAGTTTATAAGGACGTGAGAATTAAGACTTCATTTGAGTTGAGAGCTTGGGTTTGTGTCTCTGAGGAATTTGATTTGCTGAGGGTGACAAAGACCTTGCTTCATGTTATTGCTTCTGATATTGGCGAGTTAAAGGATTTAAATTCACTTCAAGAGCAGCTAGAGAAGAAGCTGCTGGGAAGAACGTTTTTGATCATTTTAGATGACATGTGGAATGAGAATTATGAACTTTGGGATATTCTATGCAGACCCTTTGCAGCAGGGGCTGCTGGAAGTAAAATACTGGTCACAACTCGGAATGAAAAAGTTGCAGCAGTTGTAGCTAACTGCAGGGGATACGCTTTGAAGGAACTGTCGTATGATGATTGTCTCCCAATATTAACCTCTCATGCTCTTGGAGCCAAAAATTTCGATGAATACCCGAATTTAAGATTGGTTGGCGAGCAAATAGTGAAGAGATGCAAAGGGTTGCCACTTGTGGCTAAGGCCTTGGGAGGTCTGCTTCGCACTAAAGTTAATGAGGGTGAATGGAAGGACATATTGATGAGCAAGATATGGGATTTGCCTGAAGAAAAAAGTGACATAATGCCAGCTCTGAGGCTAAGCTATCTTCAtcttccttcccatttgaaacGATGCTTTGCTTATTGCGCTATATTTCCAAAGGACTATGAATTTGAAACGGATGAGCTGGTTCAATTGTGGATGGCGGAGGGTTTCTTACAACAACCTAAAGGAGGGACACAAATGGAGGATTTAGGTTTGAAATGTTTTAATGAGTTACTCTCGCGATCATTTTTCCAGCAGTCAAACAGCAGCCAAACACGATTTGTGATGCATGACCTCATAAATGATTTAGCTAAATCTGTTTCTAGAGAAATATGCTTTAATTTTGAGGATATGGATATGCTTAAGAGTGATGAGTTATGCAGAGCTGTTGAAAAGTTTCGCTATTTAGCCTTCACTCGTGAACAGTACATCACAAAAAGATTTGAAGTCCTTTGTCGAATGAAGAAATTAAGAACGTTGATTGCATTACCAACTTGTATGCCTACTTCGGCTGCATGTTGCTATTTAAGTGGTGATGTCTTGCAGAATATGCTGCGTAGGTTCAGATGCTTAAGAGCGCTATCCTTGAGTGGTTATTCCATCACTGAGCTACCCCATTCCATTGGTGATTTCAAGCAATTGCGCTACCTGAATTTGTCTCGCAGTAGAATTAAACAGTTACCTCAATCTGTGGGTTTTCTTCTCAACTTGCAAACCTTGAAATTGCAAGGGTGCGAGGAACTTACCAAGTTGCCACCCGTTATCCAAAATCTGGTGAGACTTCATGTTCTTGATCTTACCGGTACTAGTAATTTACAGGAGATGCCATTTAAGGTTGGAAATTTGAAGAATCTTCAGATTTTGTCCAAATTAATTGTAGGTAAGGGCATTGGATCTGCTGTTAGTGAATTGAGGGGCCTGTTACATCTTAGGGGCGAGCTCTCCATTTTGGGGTTGGAAAATGTTGCAGATTTCCAAGATGTTAGCAATGCATATCTCAAAGACAAGGATGGTTTAACTGAGTTGAATTTGCAATGGAGCGATGAGTCCCTTAACTCCCAAAATGAGGAAGGTCAAATGCACGTTCTTGAAAGGCTGCTACCTCATAAAAATCTGGAGAAGCTGATAATTCGGTTCTATGGTGGTAGAATGTTCCCTTCTTGGTTAGGTGATCCTTCATCGACTAACATAGCGTTCTTAGAACTCTATAACTGCAGAAGGAGCACATCACTTCCATCACTTGGGAGACTGCCCTCACTAAAAAAATTGTCCATAATTGGAATGTATAGATTGCAGAAGGTGGATGCTATGTTTTATGGACACGGTTCCCCATGTATTAAGCCTTTTCCATCACTGGAATTTCTACGGTTTAAGGATATGTTGGAATGGACATACTGGTCTTGTCCTAGTCAAGCTAATGAAGACTTGGAAGAATTGCCTTGTCTCCGTGAGCTGGTGGTAGAGAATTGTCCCAACTTGAGTGGAATGTTACCTCCTCGTTTTCTTTCTCTTGTGAAACTTGTAATTAAGCGTTGCCCAAATTTAAAAGCTTCACCGATGAGTTCCCCGTCTCTTAATGAGTTAAATGTTGAAGATTCCAATGAAGAGTTGCGGGGTAGCATTCTTCAGCATCCTCAAAACGGGGCTGTGCAGTTTCCAGGTTTCAGTTCCAACTGCATTGGATTAACATCATTATGGGAAAAGGGTGCTATTTTGTGGAATATTGCTGCTCTTGAGCGTCTGAAAATTAAGGGATGTTCACAGTTTGTGCCATTGGCTGAAAATGAGTGCGTCTTTACATCTCTGAAGGATTTGCAAATTGAGTCATGTCCAAATCTTGCATTCTTTCCCCAGACAGGTTTCCTTCCCAAGTTAAAACATCTTAAGCTCAAAGATTGTCGGGGTCTAAAGTCTCTGCCAAGTGCAATTATGATACTTAATTGTCCTCTCGAAGAATTGGAGATTGAAAGTTGTTCCGCTCTCACATGCTTTCCAAGTGGCTGGCTACCTACCACACTTAGACGTTTAAAAATCAGGTTCTGTCAAGCTCTAATTTCTCTACCAAAGGGACTGATGCAGACTGATAACAGCTCGAGCAGCATATCTCATCTTGAGAACTTGGAGATCATTGATTGTCCTTCTCTCATTTCATTTCCAAAAGGCAAATTTCCCAGCAGCCTTAAAATACTTAAGATATGGAAAGTATTTCATTTGGAACCCCTTTCAGATTGGATGCTGCCCAAAAATTCATCGCTTGAGTTCATTAGTATCATTGATTGCAGGACCATGGAAAGCTTGCCTGAGTGCCTAAACAGTCTCACTCATCTGACGGAATTAAACTTACAAAGCTGTCCTGCTCTAAAATACTTCCCAGAAATGGGCCTGCAACTTCCCAACCTCAGAAAGTTTGAAGTCTGTGAGTGCAGTAGTCTCCAGTCCCTTCCTTATCAGATGCTAAGGCTGACCTCTCTTCAATATCTAACAATTAGTGAGTGCCCTAGTCTTTTGTCCTTTCCAAAAGGTGGCTTGCCTTTGAACCTATTGGCTCTTGTGATCTGGAACTGTAAAAATCTTGAGCAGCCCATCTCAGAGTGGAACCTGCACAATCTAGTCTCTCTTAGGGATTTGACCATTGCTGGTGCACCAGATATGGTTTCCTTTCCAGATGAAATGCGTTCGCTTCCCACAAGtctaatgtgtatatatatatcaagccTTCATAATTTGCAATCTCTGTCTGAGGGGCTCCATAATCTGACCATGATTAAAGAGCTGGAAGTCTGTGATTGTCCTAAGCTTCAACGGTTACCAAAGGCAGGCTTACCTGCAGAACTTGGAAGATTTTGTATCAGGGACTGTCAACTTCTAAAACAACGTTGTTTGAAGGATAAAGGGGCATATTGGCCTATGATAGCTCACATTCCTTGTCTGGAAATAGAAACTCCTGATGATTAA
- the LOC108476944 gene encoding uncharacterized protein LOC108476944 — protein MTQKGNLFKGQKKQKTIPPNRHGKVPHIRKGKRVVKPSKMTKEMDADRELTKFINHCNEIKAATVANKDGGQLSIVKPPPESSGNVKE, from the exons ATGACGCAGAAAGGAAATCTCTTCAAGGGGCAAAAAAAGCAGAAAACAATCCCTCCCAATCGCCATGGAAAAGTTCCTCACATTCGCAAAG GTAAGAGAGTGGTCAAACCATCGAAGATGACAAAAGAGATGGACGCTGATCGA GAGTTGACCAAGTTCATAAATCACTGCAATGAGATAAAAGCGGCCACCGTTGCTAACAAGGATGGAGGCCAACTAAGTATTGTGAAGCCACCCCCAGAATCTTCTGGTAATGTGAAGGAATAG